One segment of Candidatus Methanomethylicota archaeon DNA contains the following:
- the cas4 gene encoding CRISPR-associated protein Cas4, whose product MSEDEYTRLIPVTWIKQYHFCPRIVYYLGVLGFTERTTESMIEGKEFHSTEERRIPRRKTVAGERKEAAKRSWNKLYVASEKLGLYGTIDEVDETDYGLIVVENKFMKSPRKPRPGHVYQAVAYAMLAEEALNKPVKKIIIRCMIDGKSFEIPITDYMRRHVLWTISRIRSIIEKEKIPREMNSRKCMSCGYRKICKGT is encoded by the coding sequence TTGTCAGAGGATGAGTATACACGCTTAATACCCGTAACATGGATCAAACAATACCACTTCTGCCCAAGAATAGTATACTATCTAGGAGTTCTAGGCTTCACGGAAAGAACAACTGAAAGTATGATAGAAGGGAAGGAATTCCATTCCACAGAAGAGCGTAGAATTCCACGTAGAAAAACAGTTGCTGGTGAAAGGAAGGAAGCCGCTAAGAGATCGTGGAATAAACTCTACGTAGCTTCAGAGAAACTTGGCTTATATGGAACTATAGATGAAGTTGATGAAACAGATTATGGATTGATTGTTGTGGAGAATAAGTTCATGAAATCCCCTAGGAAGCCTCGCCCAGGACACGTTTATCAAGCAGTAGCATACGCCATGCTAGCGGAGGAAGCTCTAAACAAACCAGTCAAGAAGATCATAATTAGATGCATGATTGATGGGAAATCCTTCGAAATACCAATAACCGACTACATGAGAAGACATGTGCTATGGACAATCTCAAGGATAAGATCAATAATTGAAAAGGAGAAAATTCCAAGGGAAATGAACAGTAGGAAGTGCATGAGCTGCGGCTATAGAAAGATATGTAAAGGTACATAG
- the cas7a gene encoding type I-A CRISPR-associated protein Cas7/Csa2, which yields MFISVASRFVANIEALNAVESVGNVTKHRRAPIIVFDEKTGYTIKYVPAISGESLAHAYQANVIEFAKAIYKDEKVPLCKWCARGEFLKEMSMDYMIDDAKKIVEKLKSAAKEKQGEKKKEKKEREKEIEEKKHEFEKTVIKNCLVEDIGGFLSAEEFPVKRTSAFQTSYIIPTLDTLKATIIDTQFHTRHAPIIAAKIEEEEQKGSAEKEEVKAQMIYYVEVASAIYGLYMNIDLDAIGKTRLVRIEDAVEPEERRRRILAALGGLALTINGQFGAKRSRFHPITEIKSVLLSASRYQPFSVTPPHTTAYIKLTAERSKSFSDLLQKIGIPCDIKLFAYNKESDEKVNGVQYFDNVESLFDAVISYVMSVLK from the coding sequence ATGTTTATTTCAGTAGCTAGTAGGTTTGTTGCTAATATTGAAGCATTAAACGCTGTTGAAAGCGTGGGTAATGTCACAAAACATAGAAGAGCTCCAATAATAGTTTTCGATGAGAAGACTGGTTATACTATTAAGTATGTGCCTGCAATAAGTGGTGAAAGTTTAGCACATGCGTATCAGGCCAATGTCATTGAATTTGCAAAAGCAATATATAAGGATGAAAAAGTTCCGCTTTGTAAGTGGTGTGCAAGAGGAGAGTTCCTTAAAGAGATGTCTATGGATTACATGATTGACGATGCCAAAAAAATAGTTGAAAAACTAAAAAGTGCAGCTAAGGAAAAACAAGGAGAAAAGAAAAAGGAAAAGAAAGAAAGGGAAAAAGAAATAGAAGAGAAAAAACACGAATTTGAGAAAACCGTTATTAAAAACTGCTTAGTTGAAGATATCGGGGGCTTCTTATCAGCGGAAGAATTTCCTGTAAAGAGAACTTCAGCATTTCAAACAAGTTACATAATCCCAACTCTGGATACTCTTAAGGCAACGATAATCGATACTCAATTTCATACTAGACATGCACCTATTATTGCCGCTAAAATAGAAGAGGAGGAACAAAAGGGAAGTGCGGAGAAGGAAGAAGTAAAAGCTCAAATGATATATTATGTTGAAGTTGCATCTGCAATTTATGGACTCTACATGAATATTGATCTCGACGCTATTGGAAAAACAAGACTTGTACGTATTGAAGACGCTGTAGAACCTGAGGAAAGGAGAAGAAGAATATTAGCAGCACTCGGCGGCTTAGCACTAACAATTAATGGTCAATTTGGAGCTAAAAGAAGTAGATTTCATCCGATTACTGAAATTAAAAGCGTTTTACTTTCGGCATCTAGGTATCAACCATTCTCTGTGACACCACCTCACACTACAGCTTATATCAAGCTAACTGCTGAACGCAGTAAATCGTTCAGTGATTTGCTTCAAAAAATTGGAATACCATGTGATATTAAATTGTTTGCTTATAATAAGGAAAGTGATGAAAAAGTAAATGGAGTTCAATATTTTGATAATGTTGAAAGCCTTTTTGATGCAGTTATTAGTTATGTGATGAGTGTTCTAAAATGA
- the cas1 gene encoding CRISPR-associated endonuclease Cas1, whose amino-acid sequence MKRLVVNEPGIFLHARRGMIVVEKRREKILEVSPSNVSQVVVLTRGAAISSALLRLLAKYNVDLVVYSGLGYPQAKLSSVRSSGSIKLRKMQYRIQGERAGAYLAKRFAWAKVVNQKVILREAGKNRRDQELSRKLLDLSSSISNIANMIIGVEGDDVEDVRREVMRLEAEAAEMYWQGFKMLLPENVDFPGRRKRFEHPEDPVNIMLNFCYGLLASEVWLAVDSSGLDPYAGFLHADSPRRPALVMDIMEEFRQPVVDRVVLRMISNLKDPKSIIEKGRLKRDARFQIVKAFSERLSETVTFSSRTLPFSSHIFLQPRRVAEFILERSPEYSPFVLR is encoded by the coding sequence TTGAAGCGTTTAGTTGTGAATGAGCCTGGAATCTTCCTCCACGCGAGGAGAGGGATGATAGTAGTTGAAAAGAGGAGGGAGAAGATTTTGGAAGTATCGCCATCCAACGTAAGTCAAGTGGTTGTATTGACTCGTGGTGCTGCAATATCTTCAGCTCTCCTCAGATTGTTGGCGAAATATAATGTGGATTTAGTGGTATATTCAGGGCTTGGATATCCACAAGCAAAACTGTCCAGCGTTAGGAGTAGTGGTTCAATTAAGTTGAGGAAGATGCAGTATAGGATTCAAGGTGAAAGGGCTGGTGCATATTTGGCTAAGAGGTTTGCTTGGGCTAAAGTTGTAAATCAAAAGGTTATTTTGCGTGAAGCTGGGAAGAATAGGAGGGATCAAGAATTATCTAGGAAGCTGCTCGACCTATCCAGTTCAATTTCAAACATAGCCAACATGATAATTGGAGTTGAGGGGGATGACGTTGAGGACGTTAGGAGGGAGGTTATGAGACTTGAAGCTGAAGCTGCTGAAATGTATTGGCAGGGATTCAAAATGCTCCTACCGGAAAATGTGGATTTCCCAGGTAGGAGGAAGAGGTTTGAACATCCAGAAGACCCAGTTAACATCATGCTCAACTTCTGCTATGGACTTTTAGCGTCAGAAGTTTGGTTGGCTGTGGATAGTAGTGGATTAGACCCTTACGCTGGATTCCTACATGCAGATTCGCCGAGGAGACCAGCATTGGTAATGGATATTATGGAGGAGTTTAGACAACCAGTGGTCGATAGAGTTGTTTTAAGGATGATTTCAAATCTCAAAGACCCAAAATCGATAATCGAGAAGGGGAGACTGAAACGTGATGCAAGATTCCAAATTGTGAAAGCATTCTCCGAAAGGCTATCGGAAACAGTAACATTCTCCAGCAGAACACTACCATTCTCAAGCCACATATTCCTACAACCAAGGAGGGTTGCAGAATTCATACTTGAAAGATCACCAGAATATTCGCCATTCGTTTTGAGGTGA
- the cas4a gene encoding type I-A CRISPR-associated protein Cas4/Csa1 has protein sequence MFFLDRLDLDRRFRLLRREFEGRGVSEELRGWSFDSPPVEPPSRSVLFSVSELAGRYCESMRDIYLRRVLNVKPPPSVKMARGVVLHVVNREVLSIVKRLLFSGGVKCGSELVESLLPMTGSVVDRAISEAEGLLASLGEDVRAQLKGEASAFFRFLSVQAAARVDQVISKYPHSDVDSIVSIAVPPVVERKVDGSLVGLSRELSVDIYTPFNAIADLKTGEVREFHPYAATGYALAIEAEEGIPIDFGFVIYVKIEGPRFVPSFRLRYFVIGDELRREFLELRDEAYQVVSVGRDPGKPSKCPDYCPYYTVCKGERI, from the coding sequence TTGTTCTTTCTTGATAGGCTTGATTTGGATAGGCGTTTTAGGCTTTTGCGTAGGGAGTTTGAGGGTAGGGGTGTTAGTGAAGAGTTGAGGGGTTGGAGTTTTGATTCTCCTCCCGTTGAGCCTCCTTCACGTTCAGTTCTTTTTAGTGTTAGTGAGTTGGCTGGTCGCTATTGTGAGTCTATGAGGGATATTTATTTGAGGCGTGTTTTGAATGTTAAGCCTCCTCCTAGTGTTAAGATGGCTAGGGGTGTTGTTTTGCATGTTGTTAATCGTGAGGTTTTGTCTATTGTTAAGAGGTTGCTGTTTTCTGGTGGGGTTAAGTGCGGTTCTGAACTTGTTGAGAGCCTTTTACCCATGACTGGTAGTGTTGTTGATAGGGCTATTTCTGAGGCTGAGGGTCTTTTGGCTAGTCTTGGTGAGGATGTTAGAGCTCAGCTTAAGGGTGAAGCTTCAGCTTTCTTCAGATTCCTCTCTGTTCAGGCTGCTGCTAGGGTTGATCAAGTGATATCTAAGTATCCGCATTCCGATGTTGATTCGATAGTTAGTATTGCTGTTCCACCTGTCGTTGAGCGTAAGGTTGATGGTAGTCTTGTGGGGTTGAGTAGGGAGCTTAGCGTAGACATTTACACTCCATTCAATGCTATAGCTGATCTTAAGACTGGTGAAGTTAGGGAGTTTCATCCATATGCTGCCACTGGATATGCATTGGCCATTGAAGCTGAGGAGGGGATTCCAATAGATTTCGGCTTCGTGATATATGTTAAGATTGAGGGGCCAAGGTTTGTTCCAAGTTTCAGGTTGAGGTACTTCGTTATAGGTGATGAGTTGAGGCGTGAATTCTTGGAGTTGAGGGATGAAGCATATCAAGTTGTTTCTGTGGGGAGGGATCCAGGTAAGCCAAGTAAATGTCCAGATTACTGTCCATACTATACGGTTTGTAAAGGTGAGAGAATTTGA
- the cas2 gene encoding CRISPR-associated endonuclease Cas2 produces the protein MQTLVVYDISDDEIRLKVGETCKRFGLARIQRSTFLGNLTSMQRKELIAALRRILGDADGNIQVFVICRADLALREIIGKPFEEYAKKELLV, from the coding sequence TTGCAAACTCTAGTAGTCTACGATATTAGCGATGATGAAATAAGATTAAAAGTTGGCGAGACATGTAAGAGGTTTGGTTTAGCTAGAATTCAGAGGAGCACATTCCTAGGAAATTTAACGAGCATGCAGAGGAAGGAGCTCATAGCAGCACTCAGAAGAATACTCGGCGATGCAGATGGAAACATACAAGTATTCGTGATATGCAGAGCAGACTTAGCCCTAAGAGAGATCATAGGGAAACCATTCGAAGAATACGCCAAGAAAGAATTGCTAGTATAA